One Streptomyces sp. RPA4-2 genomic window carries:
- a CDS encoding ATP-binding protein, producing the protein MSLPLTRRIARAALLIAAGAAPVVGAAGSAGAATALPATPDLGGLTALDGAHVGNTVDGATQNVTGLAGTTGGNTVKKAVPAAGRTGGKVAKTATPAAQKVAGTTAGQAGSLLGDTAKTATGGGLPTDAVTKGGLPTGQLPLKGLPLG; encoded by the coding sequence ATGTCCCTCCCCCTGACCCGCCGGATCGCCCGTGCCGCGCTGCTCATCGCGGCGGGAGCGGCGCCCGTGGTCGGTGCGGCCGGCTCCGCCGGCGCGGCGACCGCACTGCCGGCCACTCCCGACCTCGGCGGGCTCACCGCCCTGGACGGAGCGCACGTCGGCAACACGGTCGACGGTGCGACGCAGAACGTCACCGGGCTGGCGGGCACGACCGGTGGCAACACGGTCAAGAAGGCGGTGCCGGCCGCGGGCAGGACCGGCGGCAAGGTCGCCAAGACGGCGACGCCGGCCGCGCAGAAGGTGGCCGGGACCACGGCGGGGCAGGCCGGGAGCCTGCTCGGTGACACCGCCAAGACGGCGACGGGCGGCGGCCTGCCGACCGACGCCGTGACCAAGGGCGGCCTGCCGACGGGACAGCTGCCCCTGAAGGGCCTGCCGCTCGGCTGA
- a CDS encoding enoyl-CoA hydratase/isomerase family protein: protein MADTVLYEVSDGLATITLNRPGAMNAMDTGTKVALRDAAQKAAADPEVRAILLTAAGDRAFCVGQDLKEHIGLLAADKESGSRHTMSTVREHYNPIVRALTGAAKPVVAAVNGVAAGAGLGFALAADYRIVADTAAFNTSFAGVALTADSGVSWTLPRVVGPGRAADLLLFPRSITAQEAYELGIANRLVPAGELRAEAEKVARALAAGPTVAYAALKEAVAYGLTHSLDETLEKEDELQARAGASEDHLIAVQAFVDKEKPKYLGR, encoded by the coding sequence ATGGCCGACACCGTGCTCTACGAGGTGAGCGACGGACTCGCGACGATCACGCTGAACCGCCCCGGGGCGATGAACGCGATGGACACCGGTACGAAGGTCGCCCTGCGGGACGCGGCGCAGAAGGCCGCTGCGGACCCGGAGGTGCGGGCGATCCTGCTCACCGCGGCCGGTGACCGGGCGTTCTGTGTCGGGCAGGACCTCAAGGAGCACATCGGGCTGCTGGCCGCCGACAAGGAGTCGGGGTCGAGGCACACCATGAGCACCGTGCGCGAGCACTACAACCCGATCGTGCGCGCCCTGACCGGCGCCGCGAAGCCCGTGGTGGCCGCGGTCAACGGTGTCGCGGCCGGTGCGGGTCTCGGTTTCGCGCTCGCCGCGGACTACCGGATCGTCGCCGACACGGCCGCCTTCAACACGTCGTTCGCCGGGGTGGCGCTGACCGCAGACTCCGGGGTCTCCTGGACGCTGCCGCGGGTCGTGGGCCCGGGGCGCGCCGCCGACCTGCTGCTCTTCCCGCGCAGCATCACCGCGCAGGAGGCGTACGAGCTGGGCATCGCGAACCGGCTCGTGCCCGCCGGGGAACTGCGCGCGGAGGCGGAGAAGGTGGCGCGGGCGCTGGCCGCGGGGCCGACGGTCGCGTACGCCGCGCTGAAGGAGGCCGTCGCGTACGGCCTGACCCACTCTCTGGACGAGACGCTGGAGAAGGAGGACGAGCTGCAGGCGCGGGCGGGGGCGTCAGAGGACCATCTGATCGCGGTGCAGGCGTTCGTCGACAAGGAGAAGCCCAAGTACTTGGGGCGGTGA
- a CDS encoding TIGR00730 family Rossman fold protein, whose translation MATGNPEGKKRPPEEQRLGPVLRRRGQVQASTTDQRLLDAGGPSDWVHTDPWRVLRIQSEFIEGFGTLAELPAAISVFGSARTPVDSPEYEAGVALGRGLVEAGFAVITGGGPGAMEAANKGACEAKGISVGLGIELPFEQGLNQYVDIGLNFRYFFVRKMMFVKYAQGFVVLPGGLGTLDELFEALTLVQTQKVTRFPIVLFGTEYWGGLVDWLKNTLIAQGKASEKDLLLFHLTDEVEEAVALVSKEAGR comes from the coding sequence ATGGCTACTGGCAACCCCGAGGGCAAGAAGCGGCCACCGGAGGAGCAGCGGCTGGGTCCGGTGCTGCGCAGGCGGGGCCAGGTCCAGGCGAGTACCACGGACCAGCGGCTGCTGGACGCCGGCGGACCCTCGGACTGGGTGCACACCGACCCCTGGCGGGTCCTGCGCATCCAGTCGGAATTCATCGAAGGCTTCGGCACGCTCGCCGAACTCCCCGCCGCGATCAGCGTGTTCGGCTCCGCCCGGACGCCGGTGGACTCTCCCGAGTACGAGGCGGGTGTCGCGCTCGGACGAGGGCTGGTCGAAGCCGGGTTCGCCGTCATCACGGGGGGTGGGCCCGGTGCGATGGAGGCCGCCAACAAGGGCGCGTGCGAGGCCAAGGGCATCTCCGTCGGCCTCGGCATCGAGCTTCCCTTCGAGCAGGGGCTGAACCAGTACGTCGATATCGGGCTGAACTTCCGATATTTCTTCGTCCGAAAAATGATGTTTGTTAAATATGCCCAAGGGTTCGTGGTGCTGCCCGGTGGGCTCGGCACCCTCGACGAACTCTTCGAGGCCCTCACCCTCGTCCAGACCCAGAAGGTGACCCGCTTCCCGATCGTCCTCTTCGGGACGGAGTACTGGGGCGGGCTCGTCGACTGGCTCAAGAACACCCTCATCGCCCAGGGCAAGGCCTCCGAGAAGGACCTCCTCCTGTTCCACCTCACGGACGAGGTGGAGGAGGCGGTGGCCCTGGTGTCGAAGGAGGCGGGCCGCTGA
- a CDS encoding GNAT family N-acetyltransferase yields the protein MEISAAGRLKVHITTADVGKRVSVRQMIEDGGAGEKFTDTVGVLTSWDDGVLLITRRGGESVRIPESALVAGKVVPAAPARRRGPAATYEELARAAARAWRPVESERLGDWELRAASGFTRRANSVLPLGEPGVPLDEALTRVRDWYAARGLPARVQTATGAEGTQEALCAELEARGWTREVTAGLWVGPLAPLADRAAPDVVLSRTADAAWLGSYQRKGLSDVALKVLGGGPSVWFATVPGTAGEAPAAIGRCVVDGRWAGFAAVEVDPAHRRRGLATTVMAALAGRALEEGASAAWLQVESDNTGARALYTGLGFAPHHAYHHYRAPRTPDEPGGPTGTGADDTPGRPTRTGADDTRATARGSGPGGTHDAPGDPGTDRSHSALPVDGGDRSASA from the coding sequence GTGGAAATCTCTGCGGCCGGACGGCTCAAGGTCCATATCACCACTGCTGACGTGGGCAAACGCGTCTCTGTTCGGCAGATGATCGAAGATGGTGGCGCGGGTGAGAAGTTCACCGACACGGTAGGCGTTCTCACATCATGGGACGACGGCGTGCTGCTGATCACACGACGCGGCGGGGAGAGTGTCCGGATTCCGGAGTCCGCGCTGGTGGCGGGCAAGGTCGTCCCGGCCGCCCCGGCGCGTCGCCGCGGGCCCGCGGCGACGTACGAGGAGCTGGCGCGGGCCGCCGCGCGTGCCTGGCGGCCGGTGGAGAGCGAACGGCTCGGGGACTGGGAGCTGCGGGCGGCCTCCGGTTTCACCCGGCGTGCGAACTCCGTGCTGCCGCTCGGCGAGCCCGGCGTACCGCTGGACGAGGCGCTGACCCGGGTACGGGACTGGTACGCGGCCCGTGGGCTGCCCGCGCGCGTGCAGACCGCCACCGGCGCCGAGGGCACGCAGGAGGCGCTGTGCGCGGAGCTGGAGGCGCGCGGCTGGACGCGTGAGGTGACGGCCGGGCTGTGGGTCGGCCCGCTGGCCCCCCTCGCCGACCGTGCGGCACCCGACGTCGTCCTGTCCCGCACCGCGGACGCCGCGTGGCTGGGCAGCTATCAGCGCAAGGGGCTCAGCGACGTCGCCCTGAAGGTGCTGGGCGGCGGGCCCTCGGTGTGGTTCGCGACGGTTCCGGGCACGGCCGGTGAGGCGCCGGCCGCGATCGGACGGTGTGTCGTGGACGGGCGGTGGGCCGGCTTCGCGGCCGTCGAGGTCGATCCGGCGCACCGCCGACGGGGCCTTGCCACCACCGTCATGGCCGCGCTGGCCGGCCGGGCCCTGGAGGAGGGCGCCTCGGCGGCCTGGCTCCAGGTGGAGTCGGACAACACGGGAGCGCGGGCGCTGTACACCGGCCTGGGCTTCGCCCCGCATCACGCGTACCACCACTACCGCGCACCACGGACACCGGACGAGCCCGGCGGACCCACCGGGACCGGAGCCGACGACACGCCCGGCCGCCCCACCAGGACCGGAGCCGACGACACGCGCGCCACCGCACGGGGCTCCGGACCCGGCGGCACGCACGACGCCCCGGGCGATCCCGGAACCGACCGCTCGCACAGCGCACTCCCCGTGGACGGCGGCGACCGCTCCGCGTCGGCGTGA
- a CDS encoding transglutaminase-like domain-containing protein → MGSPRPPEPERAAEVRRLFAEEARSERPDLALLCLLVGAAADGELDEAGIDAAQIELDELAGQLPFRPGGPRSWATALAGLLGERCGFRGAPGDYQRLESSLLHQVLRRRRGLPILLSVVWVEVARRAGAPVYGVALPGHFVVGFGPPEEQVLADPFDGGRVLSGPDAELLVQGATGAPLQPSMLGPADPLDVVVRVLNNVRAWAAVRPERSDVALWAVELCLLMPSHPARLRYDRAQLLVQRGDFLAGAVELDAYAEVVTAVDPPTAERVRGQARAARAMLN, encoded by the coding sequence ATGGGTTCCCCTCGTCCGCCGGAGCCGGAGCGTGCCGCGGAGGTGCGGCGGCTGTTCGCCGAGGAGGCGCGGTCCGAGCGGCCCGATCTGGCGCTGCTGTGTCTGCTGGTGGGGGCCGCGGCGGACGGGGAGCTGGACGAGGCGGGGATCGACGCGGCGCAGATCGAGCTGGACGAGTTGGCCGGACAGCTGCCGTTCCGGCCCGGCGGACCACGCTCCTGGGCCACGGCGCTGGCCGGACTGCTCGGCGAGCGCTGCGGGTTCCGGGGCGCGCCCGGCGACTACCAGCGGCTCGAGTCGTCACTGCTGCACCAGGTGCTGCGGCGGCGCCGGGGGCTGCCCATCCTGCTGTCCGTGGTGTGGGTGGAGGTGGCCAGGAGGGCCGGGGCCCCGGTGTACGGGGTCGCTCTGCCCGGGCACTTCGTGGTGGGCTTCGGACCGCCCGAAGAGCAGGTGCTCGCCGATCCCTTCGACGGCGGCCGGGTGCTGAGCGGCCCGGACGCCGAGCTGCTCGTGCAGGGCGCCACCGGTGCGCCCCTGCAGCCGTCGATGCTGGGTCCCGCCGATCCGCTCGACGTGGTCGTACGGGTCCTGAACAACGTCCGGGCATGGGCGGCCGTGCGGCCGGAGCGGTCGGATGTGGCCCTATGGGCCGTCGAGTTGTGCCTGCTGATGCCCTCGCACCCGGCCCGGCTGCGCTACGACCGGGCGCAACTCCTGGTGCAGCGCGGGGACTTCCTCGCGGGCGCGGTGGAACTGGACGCGTACGCGGAGGTCGTGACCGCGGTGGATCCGCCGACCGCGGAGCGGGTACGGGGGCAGGCCCGGGCGGCGCGGGCGATGCTCAACTGA
- a CDS encoding DUF3117 domain-containing protein — translation MAAMKPRTGDGPLEVTKEGRGIVMRVPLEGGGRLVVELTPDEADALGDALKKVVG, via the coding sequence ATGGCGGCCATGAAGCCGCGGACGGGCGATGGCCCGCTCGAGGTGACAAAGGAGGGGCGGGGCATCGTCATGCGCGTTCCGCTCGAAGGCGGCGGTCGGCTCGTCGTCGAGCTGACCCCTGACGAGGCCGACGCGCTCGGCGACGCCCTCAAGAAGGTCGTCGGCTGA
- the fdxA gene encoding ferredoxin, protein MTYVIAQPCVDVKDKACIEECPVDCIYEGSRSLYIHPDECVDCGACEPVCPVEAIFYEDDTPEEWKDYYKANVEFFDELGSPGGASKLGLIERDHPFIAALPPQNQ, encoded by the coding sequence GTGACCTACGTCATCGCGCAGCCTTGTGTCGACGTCAAGGACAAGGCGTGCATCGAGGAGTGCCCGGTCGACTGCATCTACGAGGGCTCCCGGTCCTTGTACATCCACCCGGACGAATGCGTCGACTGCGGAGCCTGTGAGCCGGTGTGCCCGGTCGAGGCGATCTTCTACGAAGACGACACTCCGGAAGAGTGGAAGGACTACTACAAGGCGAACGTCGAGTTCTTCGACGAACTCGGCTCGCCCGGCGGCGCCAGCAAGCTCGGTCTGATCGAGCGCGACCACCCCTTCATCGCAGCGCTGCCGCCGCAGAACCAGTAA
- a CDS encoding response regulator transcription factor has translation MSRTIKVLLAEDQSMVREALAALLGLEPDIEVVAQVARGDEVLAAARANDVDVALLDIEMPGKTGIEAAAEVHRELPGIKLLILTTFGRPGYLRSAMESGADAFLVKDAPAAQLATAVRKVLAGERVIDPGLAAAALAEGANPLTDREREVLRAAADGSTNAELAKALHLSQGTVRNYLSTAIQKLAVRNRAEAVRIAREKGWL, from the coding sequence ATGAGCCGCACGATCAAGGTCCTGCTCGCCGAGGACCAGTCGATGGTCCGCGAGGCGCTGGCGGCCCTGCTGGGCCTCGAACCGGACATCGAGGTGGTCGCCCAGGTGGCACGCGGCGACGAGGTGCTGGCCGCGGCGCGCGCGAACGACGTCGACGTGGCGCTCCTCGACATCGAGATGCCGGGCAAGACGGGCATCGAGGCCGCGGCCGAGGTCCACAGGGAACTCCCCGGCATCAAACTGCTCATCCTCACCACCTTCGGACGCCCCGGCTATCTGCGCAGCGCCATGGAGTCCGGCGCCGACGCCTTCCTGGTCAAGGACGCCCCGGCGGCCCAACTCGCCACGGCGGTGCGCAAGGTGCTCGCCGGTGAGCGCGTCATCGACCCCGGCCTCGCGGCCGCGGCCCTCGCCGAGGGCGCCAACCCGCTGACCGACCGCGAGCGCGAGGTGCTGCGCGCGGCGGCCGACGGTTCCACGAACGCGGAGCTCGCCAAGGCCCTTCACCTCTCCCAGGGCACGGTCCGCAACTACCTCTCCACGGCGATCCAGAAGCTCGCGGTCCGCAACCGCGCGGAGGCGGTACGGATCGCGCGGGAGAAGGGCTGGCTGTAG
- a CDS encoding O-methyltransferase, giving the protein MSRFPAPTDTVTPRQPRGQERVITGNRQTSWAFADAFVAEDEALRWARDRAREAGLRSVSPGTGAALRLLAATVDAKAVAEIGTGTGVSGIHLLHGMRPDGVLTTVDPEPDRQQFARQAFRAAGFASNRARFIPGRALDVLPRLADAGYDLVFCDGDRLECLDYLAESLRLLRPGGLVAFEGVFADGRTMDSGPQPAEVGRLRELLRAVRESQDLVPSLLPVGDGLLCAVKR; this is encoded by the coding sequence ATCAGCAGGTTCCCGGCACCAACGGATACAGTCACGCCCAGGCAACCACGGGGACAGGAGAGGGTCATTACCGGCAACCGGCAGACGAGCTGGGCGTTCGCCGACGCCTTTGTCGCCGAGGACGAGGCGCTGCGCTGGGCCCGCGACCGGGCCCGCGAGGCAGGCCTGCGCTCGGTGTCGCCCGGCACGGGCGCCGCGCTGCGCCTGCTCGCCGCCACGGTGGACGCGAAAGCGGTGGCGGAGATCGGGACCGGGACCGGCGTCTCCGGAATTCATCTGCTGCACGGCATGCGGCCGGATGGGGTACTGACCACCGTGGACCCGGAGCCGGACCGCCAGCAGTTCGCCCGCCAGGCCTTCCGCGCGGCGGGCTTCGCGAGCAACCGCGCCCGCTTCATCCCCGGCCGAGCGCTGGACGTGCTCCCCCGGCTCGCGGACGCCGGCTACGACCTCGTCTTCTGCGACGGCGACCGTCTGGAGTGCCTGGACTACCTCGCTGAATCGTTGCGCCTGCTGCGGCCGGGCGGGCTCGTCGCCTTCGAGGGCGTGTTCGCGGACGGCCGCACCATGGACTCGGGCCCGCAGCCGGCGGAGGTCGGCCGGCTGCGCGAGCTGCTGCGCGCGGTGCGGGAGAGCCAGGACCTGGTGCCCTCACTGCTCCCGGTGGGCGACGGCCTGCTGTGCGCCGTCAAGCGCTGA
- a CDS encoding heavy metal transporter yields the protein MPEPSPTPARRGRLLRFGAAVAVLFALAGYLAVQYLTGGAGEPRCRVVSGKGDDASYEFTPDQAVNAATISAVGTSRRLPERAVAIALATALQESNLRNIKHGDRDSLGLFQQRPSQGWGTTKEIMDPTYAAGVFYEHLTKVPGYTRLPLTVAAQRVQRSGYPQAYAKHEPDATMLAAALTGRAAATLTCEGRPGATPVGGPDSVRAALVRDFGHEVLQEAGADISAQDDSSAPDGTSSSPSAASGPASAPASGSPSSTVSARTVTVPVREDASTGTGVRGWELAHWAVANSSALHIERVSYAGREWTAGRREGEWLRSGTQGAPAAKEAATEVRIVTAQ from the coding sequence GTGCCAGAGCCGTCCCCCACCCCCGCCCGGCGCGGTCGCCTCCTTCGTTTCGGAGCGGCCGTCGCGGTCCTGTTCGCGCTCGCGGGCTATCTCGCCGTGCAGTACCTCACGGGGGGAGCCGGTGAGCCGCGCTGCCGGGTCGTCTCCGGCAAGGGCGACGACGCGTCGTACGAGTTCACACCCGATCAGGCGGTGAACGCGGCGACCATCTCGGCGGTCGGCACCTCCCGCCGCCTGCCCGAGCGCGCGGTGGCCATCGCCCTGGCGACCGCGCTCCAGGAATCGAATCTGCGCAACATCAAGCACGGCGACCGGGACTCGCTCGGCCTGTTCCAGCAGCGGCCCTCGCAGGGCTGGGGCACGACGAAAGAGATCATGGACCCGACGTACGCGGCCGGTGTGTTCTACGAGCATCTGACCAAGGTGCCGGGCTACACACGGCTGCCGCTCACCGTCGCCGCGCAGCGTGTGCAGCGCAGCGGCTATCCGCAGGCGTACGCGAAGCACGAGCCGGACGCCACGATGCTGGCCGCGGCCCTCACCGGTCGCGCGGCGGCCACCCTGACCTGCGAGGGGCGTCCCGGGGCGACGCCGGTCGGCGGCCCTGACTCGGTGCGTGCCGCTCTCGTGCGCGACTTCGGGCACGAGGTGCTCCAGGAGGCGGGTGCCGACATCTCCGCCCAGGACGACTCCTCCGCGCCGGACGGCACGTCGTCATCGCCCTCGGCGGCGTCCGGACCGGCGTCGGCACCGGCATCGGGTTCCCCTTCTTCGACCGTGTCCGCGCGGACCGTCACCGTGCCCGTGCGCGAGGACGCCTCCACCGGGACCGGTGTGCGCGGCTGGGAGCTGGCGCACTGGGCCGTGGCCAACTCCTCGGCGCTGCACATCGAGCGGGTGTCCTACGCGGGGCGGGAGTGGACGGCCGGGCGCAGAGAGGGCGAGTGGCTCAGGTCCGGCACCCAGGGCGCCCCGGCGGCGAAGGAAGCCGCCACCGAGGTCCGTATCGTCACCGCGCAGTAG
- a CDS encoding DivIVA domain-containing protein → MFMFLFLVVALAVVVAAVTLAVVGGGESAPLPEATPDRLDDPLPAARPVNRADVESLRFPLAARGYRMADVDDALGRLGAELAERDARIAGLESALAGARADTARPTSLHKHVEGEER, encoded by the coding sequence ATGTTCATGTTCTTGTTCCTGGTCGTCGCGCTCGCCGTCGTGGTCGCCGCGGTGACCCTGGCCGTGGTGGGCGGCGGCGAGAGCGCGCCCCTGCCCGAGGCGACGCCCGACCGGCTGGACGATCCGCTGCCCGCCGCCCGGCCGGTGAACCGCGCGGACGTGGAGTCCCTGCGGTTCCCGCTCGCCGCCCGCGGCTACCGCATGGCGGACGTGGACGACGCCCTCGGCCGCCTCGGCGCCGAGCTCGCGGAGCGTGACGCCCGGATCGCCGGCCTGGAGTCCGCGCTCGCCGGCGCCCGCGCGGACACCGCCCGGCCCACCTCGCTGCACAAGCACGTCGAGGGCGAGGAGCGTTGA
- the folP gene encoding dihydropteroate synthase, producing MLRLGKHEFDPHEPVIMAIVNRTPDSFYDQGATFHDEPALARVEQAIAEGAAIIDIGGVKAGPGEEVTAEEEARRTVGFVAEVRRRFPDVIISVDTWRHEVGEAVCEAGADLLNDAWGRVDPRLAEVAARYGVGLVCTHAGGAEPRTRPHRIAYDDVMADILGVTVGLAERAVSLGVARESVLIDPGHDFGKNTRHSLEATRRLGEMVGTGWPVLVSLSNKDFVGETLDRPVKERVVGTLATTAVSAWLGAQVYRVHEVAETRQVLDMVASIAGHRPPAVARRGLA from the coding sequence ATGCTCAGGCTGGGGAAGCACGAATTCGACCCGCACGAGCCGGTGATCATGGCCATCGTGAACCGGACCCCGGACTCCTTCTACGATCAGGGAGCCACCTTCCACGACGAGCCGGCGCTCGCCCGGGTGGAACAGGCGATCGCCGAGGGGGCCGCGATCATCGACATCGGCGGGGTCAAGGCCGGTCCCGGCGAGGAGGTCACCGCCGAGGAGGAGGCCCGTCGTACGGTCGGCTTCGTCGCCGAGGTCCGACGCCGCTTCCCCGACGTGATCATCAGCGTCGACACCTGGCGGCACGAGGTCGGCGAGGCGGTCTGCGAGGCGGGGGCGGATCTGCTCAACGACGCGTGGGGCAGGGTGGATCCGCGGCTCGCGGAGGTCGCGGCGCGGTACGGGGTGGGGCTGGTGTGCACGCATGCCGGAGGTGCGGAGCCGCGGACGCGTCCGCACCGGATCGCGTACGACGACGTCATGGCCGACATTCTGGGCGTGACCGTCGGGCTGGCCGAGCGGGCCGTGTCGCTGGGGGTCGCGCGGGAGTCCGTGCTGATCGATCCCGGGCACGACTTCGGAAAGAACACGCGGCACAGTCTGGAGGCGACGCGGAGGCTGGGTGAGATGGTCGGGACGGGCTGGCCGGTGCTCGTCTCGCTCTCCAACAAGGATTTTGTCGGTGAGACGCTCGACAGGCCGGTCAAGGAGCGGGTGGTGGGGACGCTGGCGACGACCGCGGTCTCGGCGTGGCTGGGGGCGCAGGTGTATCGCGTCCACGAGGTCGCGGAGACGCGGCAGGTGCTTGACATGGTGGCGTCGATCGCGGGCCACCGGCCGCCGGCGGTCGCCCGCCGCGGCCTGGCGTAG
- a CDS encoding DNA-3-methyladenine glycosylase I, which produces MSDAVAGPDGALRCPWALSTEDYVSYHDEEWGRPVHGDDALYERLCLEAFQSGLSWITILRRRQGFRAAFAGFEIASVAAFTDADKERLLGDAGIIRNRAKIEATVANARVLTDWAPGELDELIWSFAPDPDTRPAPAKLSDVPAVTDESTALSKTLKKRGIRFVGPTTAYALMQACGLVDDHLVDCVARKDTL; this is translated from the coding sequence TTGAGCGACGCCGTCGCCGGTCCCGACGGCGCCCTGCGCTGCCCCTGGGCGCTGTCCACCGAGGACTACGTGTCGTACCACGACGAGGAGTGGGGCCGCCCGGTCCACGGCGACGACGCGCTGTACGAGCGGCTCTGCCTGGAGGCCTTCCAGTCGGGCCTGTCGTGGATCACCATCCTGCGCCGCAGGCAGGGCTTCCGGGCCGCCTTCGCCGGCTTCGAGATCGCCTCGGTGGCCGCCTTCACGGACGCCGACAAGGAGCGTCTCCTCGGCGACGCGGGCATCATCCGCAACCGCGCGAAGATCGAGGCGACCGTCGCCAACGCGCGCGTGCTGACCGACTGGGCGCCCGGCGAGCTCGACGAGCTGATCTGGTCCTTCGCGCCCGACCCGGACACCCGCCCGGCCCCGGCGAAGCTGTCCGACGTCCCGGCGGTCACCGACGAGTCGACGGCCCTCTCCAAGACCCTCAAGAAGCGCGGCATCCGTTTCGTGGGCCCGACGACGGCGTACGCCCTGATGCAGGCGTGCGGCCTGGTCGATGACCACCTGGTGGACTGCGTCGCGCGCAAGGACACCCTGTAG
- a CDS encoding bifunctional succinyldiaminopimelate transaminase/glutamate-prephenate aminotransferase, with the protein MSAVSDRLPAFPWDKLEPYKATAAAHPGGIVDLSVGTPVDPVPELIQKALIAAADSPGYPTVWGTPELRDALTGWVERRLGARGVTHHHVLPIVGSKELVAWLPTQLGLGPGDKVAYPRLAYPTYEVGARLARADHVGYEDPTELDPTDLKLLWLNSPSNPTGRVLSASELTRIVAWAREHGVLVFSDECYLELGWEADPVSVLHPDVCGGSYEGIVAVHSLSKRSNLAGYRAAFLAGDPAVLGELLEIRKHGGMMTSAPTQAAVVAALSDDTHVREQRERYAARRVALREALLRHGFRIEHSEASLYLWATRDESCWDTVAHLARLGILVAPGDFYGPAGDRFVRVALTATDERVAAAVERL; encoded by the coding sequence GTGTCCGCAGTCTCCGACCGGCTTCCCGCGTTTCCCTGGGACAAGCTGGAGCCCTACAAGGCGACCGCCGCCGCTCACCCGGGCGGCATCGTCGACCTCTCCGTCGGCACCCCGGTCGACCCCGTGCCCGAGCTGATCCAGAAAGCTCTCATCGCGGCCGCGGACTCGCCGGGCTATCCCACGGTGTGGGGCACCCCCGAGCTGCGGGACGCGCTCACGGGCTGGGTGGAGCGACGGCTCGGGGCCCGCGGGGTCACCCACCACCACGTGCTGCCGATCGTCGGTTCCAAGGAACTGGTCGCCTGGCTCCCGACCCAGCTGGGCCTCGGCCCCGGCGACAAGGTCGCCTACCCGCGCCTGGCGTACCCGACGTACGAGGTCGGCGCGCGGCTGGCCCGCGCGGACCACGTCGGCTACGAGGACCCCACCGAGCTGGACCCCACGGACCTCAAGCTCCTGTGGCTGAACTCCCCGTCGAACCCGACCGGCAGGGTGCTCTCCGCATCCGAACTCACCCGGATCGTCGCCTGGGCCCGTGAGCACGGCGTCCTCGTCTTCTCCGACGAGTGCTACCTCGAACTGGGCTGGGAGGCCGACCCGGTCTCGGTCCTGCACCCGGACGTGTGCGGCGGCTCGTACGAGGGGATCGTCGCGGTCCACTCGCTCTCGAAGCGCTCGAACCTGGCCGGCTACCGCGCCGCGTTCCTCGCCGGTGACCCCGCCGTCCTCGGTGAGCTCCTCGAGATCCGCAAGCACGGCGGCATGATGACGTCCGCGCCGACCCAGGCCGCCGTGGTCGCCGCCCTGTCGGACGACACCCATGTGCGCGAACAGCGTGAGCGCTACGCCGCGCGCCGTGTCGCCCTGCGCGAGGCCCTGCTGCGCCACGGCTTCCGCATCGAGCACAGCGAGGCGAGCCTGTACCTGTGGGCCACCCGTGACGAGTCCTGCTGGGACACCGTGGCCCATCTGGCGCGGCTCGGCATCCTCGTCGCCCCGGGCGACTTCTACGGCCCGGCGGGCGACAGGTTCGTCCGCGTGGCACTGACGGCGACGGACGAGCGGGTCGCCGCGGCGGTGGAACGCCTCTAG